A single region of the Sorghum bicolor cultivar BTx623 chromosome 9, Sorghum_bicolor_NCBIv3, whole genome shotgun sequence genome encodes:
- the LOC110430179 gene encoding uncharacterized protein LOC110430179, with protein MVRSKEPSKKKQPKDPLLTPPSKPRGGGFLDEGRGRPWNRGGAAMSPAPAPASVPSYMRGTSSSDAKAGRRGRPAASVSASASPARWRPSASVSASASPARRRPAVRVLTPKGKVLFAEEAPGSAGLGRATCSSTMKDTKFPDALDLAPGSTDAEGPAALRVCPYTYCSLNGHVHAPAVPLRSFLASRRRLIKTQQSMKLKGVSAFRKKSEEKTGGGGGCGGGGGAKIAPLIDEEAVGDFFVEVYGGPRVSSDMSCSDLSLDEMEATVRRMEFVVFDRCGADEDGEKGKDLAVCDDGEPEPRLVLKEKHGAFGDSLSDCSGAHAGSDFVEELPWLRYHGYEYDDSLDDEILEEQRIREEEVVGTEFSVEQEEGQGTSGRSSDEYKKSAAEEQEEKENDEENPSNLVRDQEILADQDEQGTSGRSSDEYKEGAAEGQEEDDEENTSNLVHDQEILADQGVACRVEACEELDGRDDDNILEASVEQGTTEEKLSDDIYKSQIPDQEVTARAGAILEDSFKEDVSSDQEANDDDEDECHVESDGESDVTGEQDLEDQQSMPDDGSEMEISEDTISGDGCKEDFSEEVTSKAVLADNVFEQYDNSVDDEPEQDSSLANAQNELGNPTSKIEDACEETAIVQQIDQDSNADTQKELEIMTSVLEESGITQQSNPDGDKIEPEVTVCKLKDASEESGACPESNLHDNTEYVTDDAEMGQEITRCKLEDASKETGIDQETLEDGSSTCVIVDDRNNLEIHNCKSEDVSEESVTTLEADHSDVQQTAEDHDSCLIDDAQNGIQIIGCKSVDTCKEFDTMKETAQSDTSANVSADAEETVEDGGSVCVSDDAQNGLKFSKCNLEDASKEPCTVQEADWSNSSANVSADAEETVEVDGSVCVSDDAQNDLKFSKCNLEDASKEPSTVQGADRSDSFANVNADAQNGSELTTNELAVITISNDKENESKLFTCNSEEADHDDSSVCLSYGAQNEYVVTTCHSDVTQEDEDEGKTAGAEKKLEASGGASLKSAMHQEAAGDNNTTDASKDTHVTEETNQSFNMQMPAEFTDAKEPSIDDICGAFSGMNLKGDVYFDPAEFSTCPGNKLIISRRRRTPEEEEYLRGFNPRAPNFLPLELDPDAEKVDLKHQMMDERKNAEEWMIDYALRRAVTNLAPARKKKVELLVQAFETVVPHDEDDKKNISRSRPVQPCN; from the exons ATGGTGCGGAGCAAAGAGCCGTCCAAGAAGAAGCAGCCCAAGGACCCGCTCCTGACGCCTCCGTCCAAGCCCAGGGGCGGCGGCTTCCTGGACGAAGGCCGCGGCCGCCCGTGGAACCGCGGCGGCGCGGCCATgtccccggcgccggcgccggcgtcggTGCCCAGCTACATGCGGGGCACCAGCAGCTCCGACGCCAAGGCcgggcgccgcggccggcctgcgGCGTCcgtgtcggcgtcggcgtcgcccGCCAGGTGGAGGCCCTCGGCGTCGGTGTCAGCGTCCGCGTCGCCCGCGAGGCGGAGGCCGGCCGTGCGGGTGCTGACTCCCAAGGGGAAGGTTTTGTTCGCGGAGGAGGCACCTGGCTCCGCCGGCCTAGGCCGAGCCACGTGCTCCTCGACCATGAAGGACACCAAGTTCCCCGACGCGCTGGACCTCGCGCCGGGCTCCACCGACGCCGAGGGCCCCGCGGCGCTGCGGGTGTGCCCTTACACCTACTGCTCCCTCAACGGGCACGTCCATGCGCCGGCGGTGCCGCTCCGGAGCTTCCTCGCGTCGCGCCGCCGGCTCATCAAGACGCAGCAGAGCATGAAGCTCAAGGGCGTCTCGGCCTTCCGCAAGAAATCAGAGGAGaagaccggcggcggcggtggctgtGGCGGTGGAGGAGGTGCAAAGATCGCGCCTTTGATCGACGAGGAGGCGGTCGGCGACTTCTTCGTCGAGGTGTATGGTGGCCCGAGGGTGAGCTCGGACATGAGCTGCAGCGACTTGTCTCTGGACGAGATGGAGGCCACGGTGCGGAGGATGGAGTTCGTTGTGTTCGATCGGTGCGGCGCGGACGAGGACGGTGAGAAGGGGAAGGATCTCGCTGTTTGCGATGATGGTGAACCTGAGCCTCGCCTGGTGTTGAAAGAGAAGCATGGTGCCTTCGGGGACAGCTTGTCGGACTGCAGTGGAGCGCACGCCGGCAGCGATTTCGTCGAGGAGTTGCCATGGTTGAGGTACCACGGATACGAGTATGATGATAGCttggatgatgagatcttgGAAGAACAGAGAATTAGAGAAGAGGAGGTTGTTGGAACAGAGTTTTCTGTGGAGCAAGAAGAGGGACAAGGAACATCTGGTAGATCCTCTGATGAGTACAAAAAGAGTGCTGCTGAAGAACAGGAAGAGAAAGAGAACGATGAGGAaaacccatcgaatttggtccGTGACCAAGAGATCCTTGCAGATCAAGATGAACAAGGAACATCTGGTAGATCCTCTGATGAGTACAAAGAGGGTGCTGCTGAAGGACAGGAAGAGGACGATGAGGAAAACACATCGAATTTGGTCCATGACCAAGAGATCCTTGCAGATCAAGGTGTTGCTTGCAGAGTGGAGGCATGTGAGGAGCTGGATGGAAGAGATGATGACAACATCCTGGAGGCATCTGTTGAACAAGGGACGACAGAAGAGAAGCTCTCTGACGATATCTACAAATCTCAGATACCTGATCAAGAAGTAACAGCAAGGGCAGGTGCTATTCTGGAAGATAGCTTCAAAGAGGACGTTTCATCGGACCAAGAGgcaaatgatgatgatgaagatgagtgCCATGTGGAATCTGATGGCGAATCAGATGTTACTGGGGAGCAGGATCTGGAGGATCAACAGAGCATGCCAGACGATGGCTCTGAAATGGAAATTTCTGAGGACACTATCTCTGGAGATGGATGCAAAGAGGATTTTTCTGAGGAAGTAACCTCCAAAGCTGTGTTAGCAG ACAATGTGTTTGAACAATATGACAATTctgtggatgatgaacctgaacAAGATAGCAGCCTTGCTAATGCTCAAAATGAATTGGGTAATCCAACAAGCAAAATTGAAGATGCTTGTGAAGAAACTGCTATTGTGCAACAAATCGATCAAGACAGCAATGCAGATACTCAAAAGGAATTGGAGATTATGACATCCGTTCTGGAAGAATCTGGTATTACTCAACAAAGCAACCCTGATGGTGATAAAATTGAACCAGAGGTTACTGTGTGCAAGTTGAAAGATGCTTCTGAAGAATCTGGTGCCTGCCCTGAAAGCAACCTACATGATAATACAGAGTATGTTACAGATGATGCTGAAATGGGACAAGAAATTACCAGATGCAAGTTGGAAGATGCATCTAAAGAAACTGGAATTGATCAAGAAACCTTAGAAGATGGTAGCTCCACAtgtgttattgttgatgataGAAACAATTTGGAGATCCATAACTGCAAATCAGAAGATGTTTCCGAAGAGTCTGTTACCACTCTGGAAGCTGACCATAGTGATGTTCAACAAACTGCAGAAGATCATGACTCGTGTCTCATTGATGATGCTCAAAATGGTATCCAAATCATTGGGTGCAAATCAGTGGACACTTGCAAAGAATTTGATACTATGAAAGAAACTGCTCAGAGTGATACTTCTGCAAATGTCAGTGCTGATGCTGAAGAAACTGTAGAAGATGGTGGTTCTGTTTGTGTCAGTGATGATGCTCAAAATGGTTTGAAGTTTTCCAAGTGCAACTTGGAAGATGCTTCCAAAGAACCTTGTACTGTTCAAGAAGCTGATTGGAGCAATAGTTCTGCAAATGTCAGTGCTGATGCTGAAGAAACTGTAGAAGTTGATGGTTCTGTGTGTGTCAGTGATGATGCTCAAAATGATTTGAAGTTTTCCAAGTGCAACTTGGAAGATGCTTCCAAAGAACCTTCTACTGTTCAAGGAGCTGATCGGAGTGATAGTTTTGCAAATGTCAATGCTGATGCTCAAAATGGATCTGAGCTTACCACAAATGAGTTGGCAGTCATTACCATCAGTAATGACAAGGAAAATGAATCCAAGCTTTTCACATGCAACTCAGAAGAAGCTGACCATGATGATAGCTCTGTATGTCTCAGTTATGGTGCTCAAAATGAATATGTGGTTACCACATGTCATTCAGATGTTACTCAAGAGGATGAGGATGAGGGTAAAACTGCAGGCGCTGAAAAGAAATTGGAAGCATCAGGAGGTGCTTCTTTGAAATCTGCTATGCATCAAGAGGCTGCTGGAGATAATAATACCACAGATGCAAGTAAAGATACTCATGTTACTGAAGAAACTAATCAATCATTCAATATGCAAATGCCAGCAGAATTTACTGATGCAAAAGAACCTTCTATTGATGACATATGTGGTGCGTTCAGTGGAATGAACCTCAAGGGGGATGTATATTTTGATCCTGCTGAGTTTTCCACATGTCCAGGGAACAAATTGATCATCTCCAGGAGGAGGAGAACACCTGAAGAGGAGGAATACTTGCGAGGTTTCAATCCACGGGCACCGAATTTTCTTCCTCTGGAATTGGATCCAGATGCAGAGAAGGTTGACCTTAAGCATCAAATGATGGATGAGCGGAAAAATGCTGAAGAATGGATGATTGATTATGCACTTAGAAGGGCAGTAACAAACTTAGCTCCTGCCCGGAAGAAGAAAGTGGAGCTTCTTGTCCAGGCCTTCGAGACTGTTGTACCACATGATGAGGATGATAAGAAAAACATCTCACGCTCAAGGCCTGTTCAACCCTGTAACTGA
- the LOC8076825 gene encoding probable ADP-ribosylation factor GTPase-activating protein AGD11 has protein sequence MERQGMEGNNLLHFLNTPSAHYSRTCDRFEAQQGGDDNSETSDTDPANAREMLEYLLNQPANKYCADCGNPDPKWAALPFGAFICIKCSGTHRSLGVHISKVISVNLDDWTDEEVNCLAESGGNSVVNTRFEAFLPENKKPKHDCSTEERNDFIRKKYQFQQFVCDPQFSCPLPLNRKHAPPDKSHQQHNSSKYGFGHTFRNSWRKKDSDNKGLKKMSDVGMIEFVGLIKVNIVKGTDLAVRDVMSSDPYVMINLGHQSMKTRVIKNTLNPIWNERLMLSIPDPIPPLKLQVFDKDTFSSDDRMGEAEVDIRPLIAATKEHENSTITEPTELYRWSASEDSNGVLAKDSVISVANGNVKQEITLKLQNVERGEIEIEIECVPLSQ, from the exons atGGAACGACAGGGGATGGAGGGCAACAATCTTCTGCATTTTCTTAATACCCCAAGCGCTCATTACAGCAG GACTTGCGACAGATTTGAAGCCCAGCAAGGTGGCGATGATAATTCCGAGACATCAG ATACCGATCCGGCTAATGCAAGGGAAATGTTGGAATATTTATTGAACCAACCAGCAAACAAATACTGCGCAGACTGTGGCAATCCAGATCCAAAATGGGC GGCCCTGCCTTTTGGTGCATTCATCTGCATTAAGTGCTCTGGAACTCATAGAAGTCTTGGTGTGCACATATCAAAG GTGATTTCTGTGAATCTGGATGATTGGACAGATGAAGAAGTCAACTGTTTAGCTGAATCAGGTGGAAATTCTGTTGTTAACACAAGGTTTGAAGCCTTTTTACCCGAGAACAAAAAGCCAAAACATGATTGTTCAACTGAGGAGCGTAATGATTTTATCAG GAAAAAATACCAGTTTCAACAGTTTGTGTGTGATCCACAATTTTCATGCCCTTTACCACTTAACAGAAAGCATGCACCACCAGATAAAAGTCACCAGCAGCATAATAGCAGCAAATATGGTTTTGGCCATACTTTTAGGAATAGCTGGAGAAAAAAGGATTCAGATAACAAAGGCCTAAAGAAAATG tcGGATGTGGGAATGATAGAATTTGTTGGATTAATCAAGGTCAATATCGTAAAAGGCACAGATTTAGCTGTTCGTGATGTGATGTCGAGCGATCCATATGTCATGATTAATCTAGGGCACCAG TCCATGAAAACAAGGGTGATAAAGAACACCCTGAATCCTATCTGGAACGAAAGACTAATGCTTTCGATCCCTGACCCAATTCCACCTCTTAAGCTG CAAGTATTCGACAAGGACACATTCAGCTCCGATGACCGGATGGGGGAGGCCGAGGTGGACATCCGGCCACTGATTGCAGCAACGAAGGAGCACGAGAACTCGACCATCACCGAACCGACAGAACTCTACAGGTGGTCAGCCAGTGAAGACAGCAACGGCGTGCTCGCCAAGGACAGCGTCATCTCCGTTGCGAATGGCAACGTCAAGCAGGAGATCACACTGAAGCTCCAGAATGTCGAGCGAGGTGAAATCGAGATCGAGATCGAGTGCGTGCCACTCAGCCAGTAG